The window CTGGTGGATTTCTTCTACATCCGCCGCCAGCGCTACGACGTCAGCGAACTCGACGCCCTGCCGGGCTTCGGCTGGGCCGCGCTGATCGCCTGGGCGCTGGCCAGTGCCATCGCCTGGCTGACCACCTACGAGGGCTGGACCCTCACGTCGCAGCCGACCATCGACTCGCTGCTGATCGCCGCGCTGGTCTACCCGCTGCTGGCGCGCCTGCTGGCGTCGCCGAAACGGGTGCTCGCCAACAGCTGATCGCTTCCCGTTGAACGCCTCCCACCTCCGGCCCGCTTGGGCTGGACGGGATCGTGCGCGCCGCATTTCCGCCGCGCCGCACACCGAACAACAGCTTCACCCCGAATCGCCGCCGCACCGCGGCGCGGTTCCCTGACTGCCGAACAACTCCAAGAACCACGCTCGAACATTGGGAGCAGAACATTGAAAAAGATTGCATCCGGCTTGATCGCCAGCGCGCTGTTCAGCGCCGTCGCCCATGCGGACATTTCCAGCACGCTGGCCTGGACCAGCGAGTACCAGGTCCGCGGCATCGGCTATTCCGGCGACAAGCCGGCCACCAGCCTGAGCCTCGACTGGTTCAACGACAAAGGCCTGTTCGCCGGGGTGTGGGGCACCAACACCGACGGCTTCGCCGACGATGACCCGTATGACGACGGCGCCAACTACGAGATCGACTACTACGCCGGCTACAACGGCCAACTCGACAACGGCGTGCGTTACGGGGTGATCGGCTACTGGTACCACTTCCCGAATACCAAGTACGACGTCGACTACGCGGAGCTGGGCGTCAGCGCCGGCTACGGCAACTTCAACGCCTACTACTACTTCTCCAACGACTTCGTGAATACCGCGCAGGACTCGCACTACGTGGCGGCGGATTACACCTTCAACCTGCCCTACGCGGTGGACCTGACCTTCACCGCCGGCCACTCCTTCGGCCAGTACTACCGCAACACCGACATGACCGGTGCGCACGAGTACAGCCACTGGCAGGTCGACCTCAAGCGCAGCTTCGGGCCGATCGACACCAAGCTGAGCTGGGTGGACACCGACCTGTCCGGCGACTTCCACAACGACGGCGAGTACCTGCGCAACGACGGTCGCCTGATCTTCGAAGTCGCGCACACCTTCTGATCCTTTTTCTGCCGCGCTCCGGCGCGGCGTTTGAGCCGTTTTGCCCGGAGGTTTCCATGGCTATCCGCGTCGCTACCGATATCGGTGGCACCTTCACCGACCTGGTGTACGTACAGGCCGGCACGGTCAGGGCCGTCAAGGCCGACACCACGCCGCCGCACTTCGAGCAGGGACTGCTGAATGCCGTGGCCAAGAGCGGCGTGCGCTATGCCGACATCGAATTCTTCGCCCACGGTTCCACCGTGGTGATCAACACCCTCACCGAGCGCAAGGGCGTGAAGACCGCCTTGCTGACCACCCGCGGTTTCCGCGACGTGCTGGAGATCGCCCGCGGCAACACCCCGGACATCTTCAACACCTACTACCGCAAGCCGCCGCCGTTCGTGCCGCGCCACCTGCGCCTGGAGGTCGGCGAACGCCTCGACTACCGCGGCGCGGTGCTGACCGCGCTGGACCTCGGCGAGCTGCCGGCGCAGCTCGATTACCTGCGTGGCGAGGGCGTCGAGGCCATCGCCATCTGCCTGCTGCACGCCTACCGCAATCCGGCCCACGAGGAACAGCTGGCCGCGGCCATCGCCGAGCTGTGGCCGGAGGTGGCGGTGATCGCCTCGCACCAGGTCAGCCGCAACTGGCGCGAGTACGAGCGCAGCAACTCGACAGTGCTGTCCGCCTACGTGATGCCGCCGACCCGCGCCTACCTGGACAACCTGCACCAGCACCTGGCGGCCCAGGGCCTCGGCCCGGCGCCATTCATCATGAAGTCCAATGGCGGCATCACGCCGATCCAGGCGGCCCAGGCCGACCCGATCAGCCTGGTCGAGTCCGGTCCGGTCGGCGGCATGCTCGGCGCGCAGGCCTACGGCCAACTGATTGGCGAAACCGAACTGCTGGCCCTGGACATCGGCGGGACCACGGCCAAGTGCTCGCTGATCCACGACGGCCAGGTGGAGATCAGCAACGACTACGTCATCGAGAAGACCCCGACCAGCGCCGGCTACCCGATCATGACCCCGGTGGTCGACATCGTCGAAATCGGCAACGGCGGCGGCAGCATCGCCTGGCTGGATGCCGCCGGCAGCCTGCGCGTCGGCCCGCACAGCGCCGGCTCGACGCCCGGTCCGGTGGCCTACGGGCGCGGCGGCACGGCGCCAACCACCACCGACGCCAACCTGTTCACCGGGCGGATCAACCCGGCAGGCTTTGCCGGCGGCGAGATCGAGCCGGATCAGGCCGGAGTCGAGCGCGCCTTCAGCGAGCTCGGCGCGCGCCTCGGGGTGAGCGGCAAGCAGTTGGCCCACGGCGTGCTGCAGATCGCCAACGCCAACATGGTCAACGCGCTCAAGCTGATCTCGGTGAACCGCGGCTACGACCCACGTGACTTCGCCCTGATGGCCTTCGGCGGCGGCGGTGCGCTGCACGCCACTGAGCTGGCCGCCGAGCTGGGCGTGCCCAAGGTGATCATCCCGCCGTTCGCCGGGGTGTTCTCGGCCTGGGGCATGCTCATGCTCGACGTGCGCCGTGACTGCATCCAGACCCACCTGCAACTGCTCGACGCCGCCGGCGTCGACGAGTTGGCCCGCGAGTTCCTACGCCTGCAGGACGCGTGCGCCGCGCAGTTTGCCGCCGACGGCTTCCGCGCCGAGCAGCTGCGCTTCGAGTGGCACATCGACGCGCGCTATCTCGGCCAGGAGCATACCGTGAAGGTGCTGGTCGACGAGCTGCTGCTGCCGGTGCTGCTGGAAAGCTTCCATGCCCGTCACCAGCAGAGCTACACCTTCCGCCTCGACGCCCCGGTGGAGGTGGTCAACCTGCACCTGGTGGCCTTCGGCGCGGTGCCCAAGTCGCCCATCGACCCGCTGGCCGCCAGCCCGTCGCCGTGTGCCGAGGCGGCGCTTCGCGGCACCCGGCTGGTCGAGTTCGAGGCGGATCAGCCGCTGGAGACGCCGATCTACGAGCGCGAATGGCTGCTCAGCGGCATGTGCTTCGACGGCCCGGCGATCATCGAGGAAGCCACCACCACCACCGTGGTGCGTCCCGGCGACCGAGTCGAGGTGGACGCCTACGGCGGTCTGCATATCCATATTCAGGTGCAGGGGGAGTGACCATGCACGCGGCCAATCTGTTCACCCGCGAAATCATCAAGAACGCCCTGGTGGCCATCGGCGAGGAGATGTTCATCGCCCTCAAGCGCACCAGCATGAGCCCGATCATCTACGAAGCGCTGGACTACGGCATCGGCGTCACCGACGCGCGCGGCCAGTTGATCTCCCAGGGCAACGGCATCCCCGGTTTCATCGGCACCCTCGACGGCGCGGTGCGCAGCGTGCTGGACAAGTTCGGCGACGACATCCGCCCCGGCGACGTGTTCATCACCAACGACCCCTATGGCGGCGGTGGCACCCACCTGTCCGACGTGTCGCTGATCATGCCGGTGTTCCACGACGGCCGGCTGCTGGCCTGGACCGCCAACAAGGCGCACTGGACCGAGGTCGGCGGCAAGGACCCGGGCAGCTTCAGCTCGGACGCCAGCGAGATCTACCAGGAAGGCCTGCAGTTCCCCACGGTGCGCATCTACGACGGCGGGCGCATCAACCAGGCGCTGGTCGACGTGCTGGCCGCCAACGTGCGCCTGCCGGAAATGACGCTCGGCGACCTGCACGCCGGTACCGCCGCGCTGCGCGTTGGCGAGCGCCGCTTGCTGGCGATCGTCGCCAAGTACGGCGTGGCGACCACCCTGGACGCCATCGAGCAGCTCCTCGATCACGGCGAAGCCATGGTCCTCGAGGCCTTCAAGGGCCTGCCCAAGGGCGTGTTCGAGGCCGACGACGTGATCGACGAGGACGGCCTGGGCAACGGCCCGTTCCATATCAAGGTGCGCCTGGAGATCAGCGACACGCGTTTCGTCGCGGATTTCAGCGGCTCCAGCCTGCAGGCGCCGGGACCGATCAACAACACCCTGGCCGGCCTGCACTCGGCGGTCCGTGAGGTGTTCATGGGCGTGGTGCGGCCGGGCATTCCGGCCAACGCCGGCTGCTTCCGCCCGATCGAGGTGATCTGTCCGCCGGGGACCATCTGCACCGCGCAGCGTCCGGCGCCGGTGTCGGCCTACTTCGAATCCATGGTCACCGCCGCCGACGTGATCCGCCGGGCCTTGGCCGAGGCGCTGCCCGACCGCCTGATCGCCGGGCAGATCGGCTCGGTGTGCTCGATGGTGCTCAACGGCCATCGCGCCGACAGCGGCGAGGAATACCTGCTGGTCCAGCCGCTGGTCGGCGGCTGGGGCGCGGGCCACGACAAGGACGGCGAAAGCGGTCAGTTCTGCGTCGGCAACGGGGAAACCAGCAATATTCCGGTGGAGATCACCGAGCGCTGCTACGACGTGCTGGTCGAGCGCTATGGCTTCCATCAGGACGCCGGTGGCGCCGGGCGCCAACGCGGTGGCCGTGGAGTGGCGCTGGAGTACCGCATCCTCTCGTCGAAGGCGTGGATCTCGACCTTCTTCGGCCGTGGCCAGACCGCGCCGTGGGGCATGGCCGGCGGGGGCGAGGGCTCGTGCAACTATGCCGAGGTGCTGCGTAGCGACGGCAGCAGGCAGCGTTTCAGCCGGGCCAACCGCGTGGAGCTACGGCAGGGCGATCTGCTGCGGCTGGTCACCGCCAACGGCGGCGGCTGGGGCGCGGCGGAGGAGCGCAGCCTGGAGGCGATCCGCGCCGACCTCAAGGCCGGCTACCTGACGCCGGAGCAGGCGCGCCGCGACTACCCGCAGTTCGCCGGCTGAGCGCGCCGCTCAGAGCTTGAACTGCGCCGTCAGCGTGGTGCCCTGGCCGGGTGACGAGTTGACGTGGAAGTGCCCGCCGAGGGCCTCGACGGCGAGGCCGAGGCGGGTGTTGCCCAAGCATTCGGCGAGCATGTCGTCCTTGGCGATGCCCGGTCCGGCATCGGCGACTTCCACGGTCAGCTGGCCGTTGCGGTAGTGCGCGCTGACCCGCTGGCCCTGGCCGCCGGCATGCCGGTAGGCGTTGGTCAGACCTTCCTGGACGAAACGGTAGATGCAGAACTTCAGCGGCAGCGGTGCATGGGCGGGCAGGGCGCCGAGCTCCAGGCGCACCTGGGTGCTGGTGCGTTGCTCGTGGCGCTGGGCGACCAGGTGCAGTTCCTCGTCGAGGGTGAGGTCGCCGATTTCCGGCAGCACCAGCCCGCGGGAGATGGCGCAAATCTCGCGCAGGGCGTCCGCGGCGGTGCTGCGCATCACCTCGTAGGTGCTGTCCTGGCCGTCGGTGACCGGCTCGCCGCGCGCCTTCTGCAGCTCGGCGAAGTCATCGAGCATCACCAGGATCAGGGTGAGCAACTGCGCCGACGGGGCGGGCGCTGCCTGGGCTGCTGCGCGGGCGCTGAGGGTTGCGAGGTCATGGGGGCGCTGCCGGACCGGGGTGTCGGGGGCGATTCACTGTGAGTGTCGAGGGGCATCCGCGCAACTCCTGTAAACGCCAGGCGGGGCCTGAGCGGCGGTCCGAACCAGAAATGCGGATTACCTGATTTCGTGTAGTGAATTAAAGCGCTTCGGCGACCGTGGATTCCTATGATTTCGTTCTACTACCAGGCCGTTTTCCTATCATTCGGATCGGCACGGCGGCGCGGGCGGGGCGTCTAGCGCCTGCATTCGTCGATTGGCGCCGGGCAAGGAAATTTCCCCCTCAAGTACCGCTCGCGGCCCGCTCAGCGTTTAAACTGCGCCTTTCCGACGCTTTTCGTCGCATCGACATAAGGCCCGGAAATTCGCGGGTTGGCCCTATAACAAGTTGTCGCATAGCGGTAATGCCCGCTTCTGATCAGTCCCTACAATCCTTTCAGTACTTGCCAGTCACGGCAGTGCGCTTTTCCAGGAGAGCTTCGATGTCCGTTCAGCACGATCCGGTGCAACGCGCCGATTTCGACCAGTACATGGTGCCCAACTATGCCCCCGCCGCCTTCATTCCGGTGCGCGGCCAGGGTTCGCGAGTATGGGATCAGAGCGGTCGCGAGCTGATCGACTTTGCCGGCGGCATCGCCGTCAACTCCCTGGGTCATGCGCACCCGGCACTGGTGCAGGCGCTGACCGAGCAGGCCAACGCCATCTGGCACGTGTCCAACGTGTTCACCAATGAGCCGGCGCTGCGCCTGGCCAAGAAGCTGGTCGAGTCCACCTTCGCCGAGCGCGTATTCCTCGCCAACTCCGGCGCCGAGGCCAACGAGGCGGCGTTCAAGCTGGCCCGTCGCTATGCCCACGACGTCTATGGCGCGGAGAAGTTCGAGATCATCGCCGCCAGCAACAGCTTCCACGGCCGTACCCTGTTCACCGTCAGCGTCGGCGGCCAGCCGAAGTATTCCGACGGCTTCGGGCCGAAGATTCAGGGCATCACCCATGTGCCGTTCAACGACCTGGAGGCGCTGAAGGCGGCGATCTCCGACAAGACCTGCGCCGTGGTCCTCGAGCCGGTGCAGGGTGAGGGCGGCGTGTTGCCGGCCGAGCAGGCCTACCTCGATGGCGTGCGCGCCCTCTGCGATCAGCACAATGCGCTGCTGGTGTTCGATGAAGTGCAGAGCGGCATGGGCCGCAGCGGCGAGCTGTTCGCCTATATGAACTACGGTGTGACCCCCGACATCCTGACCAGCGCCAAGAGCCTGGGCGGCGGTTTCCCGATCGGCGCCATGCTGACCACCAGCGTCATCGCCAAGCACCTGGCGGTCGGCACCCACGGCACCACCTATGGCGGCAACCCGCTGGCCAGCGCCGTGGCCGGCGCCGTGCTGGATGTGGTCAATACCCCGGAAGTGCTCGCCGGCGTCAAGGCCAAGCACCAGCGCTTCAAGACCCG is drawn from Pseudomonas cavernae and contains these coding sequences:
- a CDS encoding TorF family putative porin; this encodes MKKIASGLIASALFSAVAHADISSTLAWTSEYQVRGIGYSGDKPATSLSLDWFNDKGLFAGVWGTNTDGFADDDPYDDGANYEIDYYAGYNGQLDNGVRYGVIGYWYHFPNTKYDVDYAELGVSAGYGNFNAYYYFSNDFVNTAQDSHYVAADYTFNLPYAVDLTFTAGHSFGQYYRNTDMTGAHEYSHWQVDLKRSFGPIDTKLSWVDTDLSGDFHNDGEYLRNDGRLIFEVAHTF
- a CDS encoding hydantoinase/oxoprolinase family protein produces the protein MAIRVATDIGGTFTDLVYVQAGTVRAVKADTTPPHFEQGLLNAVAKSGVRYADIEFFAHGSTVVINTLTERKGVKTALLTTRGFRDVLEIARGNTPDIFNTYYRKPPPFVPRHLRLEVGERLDYRGAVLTALDLGELPAQLDYLRGEGVEAIAICLLHAYRNPAHEEQLAAAIAELWPEVAVIASHQVSRNWREYERSNSTVLSAYVMPPTRAYLDNLHQHLAAQGLGPAPFIMKSNGGITPIQAAQADPISLVESGPVGGMLGAQAYGQLIGETELLALDIGGTTAKCSLIHDGQVEISNDYVIEKTPTSAGYPIMTPVVDIVEIGNGGGSIAWLDAAGSLRVGPHSAGSTPGPVAYGRGGTAPTTTDANLFTGRINPAGFAGGEIEPDQAGVERAFSELGARLGVSGKQLAHGVLQIANANMVNALKLISVNRGYDPRDFALMAFGGGGALHATELAAELGVPKVIIPPFAGVFSAWGMLMLDVRRDCIQTHLQLLDAAGVDELAREFLRLQDACAAQFAADGFRAEQLRFEWHIDARYLGQEHTVKVLVDELLLPVLLESFHARHQQSYTFRLDAPVEVVNLHLVAFGAVPKSPIDPLAASPSPCAEAALRGTRLVEFEADQPLETPIYEREWLLSGMCFDGPAIIEEATTTTVVRPGDRVEVDAYGGLHIHIQVQGE
- a CDS encoding hydantoinase B/oxoprolinase family protein; amino-acid sequence: MHAANLFTREIIKNALVAIGEEMFIALKRTSMSPIIYEALDYGIGVTDARGQLISQGNGIPGFIGTLDGAVRSVLDKFGDDIRPGDVFITNDPYGGGGTHLSDVSLIMPVFHDGRLLAWTANKAHWTEVGGKDPGSFSSDASEIYQEGLQFPTVRIYDGGRINQALVDVLAANVRLPEMTLGDLHAGTAALRVGERRLLAIVAKYGVATTLDAIEQLLDHGEAMVLEAFKGLPKGVFEADDVIDEDGLGNGPFHIKVRLEISDTRFVADFSGSSLQAPGPINNTLAGLHSAVREVFMGVVRPGIPANAGCFRPIEVICPPGTICTAQRPAPVSAYFESMVTAADVIRRALAEALPDRLIAGQIGSVCSMVLNGHRADSGEEYLLVQPLVGGWGAGHDKDGESGQFCVGNGETSNIPVEITERCYDVLVERYGFHQDAGGAGRQRGGRGVALEYRILSSKAWISTFFGRGQTAPWGMAGGGEGSCNYAEVLRSDGSRQRFSRANRVELRQGDLLRLVTANGGGWGAAEERSLEAIRADLKAGYLTPEQARRDYPQFAG
- a CDS encoding sensor histidine kinase → MLTLILVMLDDFAELQKARGEPVTDGQDSTYEVMRSTAADALREICAISRGLVLPEIGDLTLDEELHLVAQRHEQRTSTQVRLELGALPAHAPLPLKFCIYRFVQEGLTNAYRHAGGQGQRVSAHYRNGQLTVEVADAGPGIAKDDMLAECLGNTRLGLAVEALGGHFHVNSSPGQGTTLTAQFKL
- a CDS encoding aspartate aminotransferase family protein, translating into MSVQHDPVQRADFDQYMVPNYAPAAFIPVRGQGSRVWDQSGRELIDFAGGIAVNSLGHAHPALVQALTEQANAIWHVSNVFTNEPALRLAKKLVESTFAERVFLANSGAEANEAAFKLARRYAHDVYGAEKFEIIAASNSFHGRTLFTVSVGGQPKYSDGFGPKIQGITHVPFNDLEALKAAISDKTCAVVLEPVQGEGGVLPAEQAYLDGVRALCDQHNALLVFDEVQSGMGRSGELFAYMNYGVTPDILTSAKSLGGGFPIGAMLTTSVIAKHLAVGTHGTTYGGNPLASAVAGAVLDVVNTPEVLAGVKAKHQRFKTRLQQMAAKYGIFTEVRGLGLLLGAQLSDAWKGKAKDVLNAAEKEAVMVLQAGPDVVRFAPSLVIPDADIDEGLDRLERAIAKLTQE